The following proteins are co-located in the Chaetodon auriga isolate fChaAug3 chromosome 23, fChaAug3.hap1, whole genome shotgun sequence genome:
- the dock9b gene encoding dedicator of cytokinesis protein 9 isoform X6, which produces MASAPPEARKFTRGLNKPGTAAELRQSVSEAVRTSVLMVKPKIIEPLDYENVILQRKTQIISDVLRDMLQFPTDDFQISTLRRQGRTLFSTVPDTAEKEAHSLFVQECIKTYKSDWHVVNYKYEEYSGDFRQLPNKVLRPEKLAAHLFEVDEDVEKDEDTASLGSQKGGVSKHGWLYKGNMNSAISVTMRSFKRRYFHLAQLGDGSYNLNFYKDENTSKEPKGTIFLDSCMGVVQNSKVRRFAFELKMQDKSTFLLAADSEAEMEEWIGTLNKILHSSFEQAMQEKRNGELHDDEEHGKTDLSSGSFQDGFQTARDIESKMRSEARLKLFTLDPDTQKLDFSGIEPDVRQFEEKFGKRVLVSCHDLSFNLQGCVAENEEGPTTNVEPFYVVLSLFDVQNSRKISADFHVDLNHPLVRQLTSGSSSGQDLHINGSGDGPLAGHRQASGLPAGALQYPRQGVFSVTCPHPEIFLVARIEKVLQGGITHCTEPYMKSSDSAKMAQKVLKNAKTACSRLGQYRMPFAWAARPVFKDASGALDKSARFSALYRQDSSKLSDEDMFKLLTDFRKPEKMAKLPVLLGNLDVTIDSVAPDVTNCVTSSYIPVRNFEGNGPGSALLEVEEFVPCIAKCSQPCTIYKNHLYVYPKHLKYDGQKSFAKARNIAVCIEFKDSDEDEAPPLKCIYGRPGGPLFTKQAHAAVLHHQQNPEFYDEIKIELPTQLHEKHHLLFTFYHVSCDSNSKKKDLVETPVGSAWLPLLKDGRVIMNEQQLPVAANLPAGYLGSQDGINKHSGSEIKWVDGGKPLFKVSTHLVSTVYTQDQHLHNFFHHCQSMEMSEQASEGELVKYLKSLHAMEGHVMVNFLPTILNQLFCVLTRATHEDVAVNVTRVMVHIVAQCHEEGLEHYLRSYVKFVFKPEPYSSTNVKTVHEELAKSMTAILKPSTDFLTSNKLLKHSWYFFEALVKSMAHYLIECGKVKLSRNQRFSASFYHAVETLVNMLMPHITQKYKDNLDAARNANHSLAVFIKRCFTFMDRGFVFKQINNYMNCFVPGDPKTLYEFKFEFLRVVCNHEHYVPLNLPMPFGKGRIQRFQDLQLDYSLTDDFCRNHFLVGLLMREVGGALQEFREIRQIAIQVLKGLMIKHTFDDRYAAKSQQARLATLYLPLFGLLQENVYRLDMKESALLSNHNNTREDSLVPNSMVTPQKPGSCIENALHKDVFGVISGTASPHNSTPNVSSVHHADSRGSLVSTDSGNSLLDKSSDKTNSLEKNQCASALGSTVLRCDKLDRDEIKNLLMCFLHILKSMSEEALFAYWNKAAPSDLMDFFTLIEVCLHQFRYMGKRFIVSRSQEGAGPVAPDRKSLTLPVSRNRAGILHARLQQLGTLENAHTFNNMYSHTEADVSSQCLLEANVSTEVCLTVLDTLSIFIMGFKTQLNSDLGHNPLMKKVFQVHLCFLQIPQSEAALKQVFTSLRTFIYKFPCTFFDGRADMCASLCYEILKCCNSKLSSIRSDAAHLLYFLMKSNFDYTGRKSFVRTHLQVVIAVSQLIADVIGIGGTRFQQSLSIINNCANSDKNIKQHTAFPSDVKDLTKRIRTVLMATEQMKEHENDPEMLVDLQYSLAKSYTSTPELRKTWLDSMARIHNKNGDLSEAAMCYVHVAALVAEYLWRKGMFRQGCSAFRVITPNIDEEAAMMEDVGMQDVHFNEEVLMELLEECADGLWKAERYELIADVYRLIIPIYEQRRDFEKLTHLYDTLHRAYTKVMEVMHSGKRLLGTYFRVAFFGQGFFEDEDGKEYIYKEPKFTPLSEISQRLLKLYSDKFGQENVKIIQDSGRVNPKDLDSKYAYIQVTHVTPYLDDKELEDRKTDFEKSHNIQRFVFETPFTVSGKKQGGVEEQCKRRTVLTTTHCFPYVKKRIAVMYQHQTDLSPIEVAIDEMSAKVAELRLLCSASEVDMIRLQLKLQGSISVQVNAGPLAYARAFLDDGSAKKYPDNKVKQLKEVFRQFVDACGQALGVNERLIKEDQQEYHDEMKANYRDLTRELSNIMHEQINPVEDGTRSALSDSMGIFNAISGTPTSANPHGSTTIL; this is translated from the exons TAAGGTGCTGAGACCTGAGAAACTGGCAGCTCACCTTTTTGAGGTGGATGAAGATGTGGAAAAAGATGAG gacacAGCCTCCCTCGGCTCTCAGAAAGGAGGAGTATCTAAACATGGCTGGCTGTACAAAGGCAACATGAACAGTGCAATCAGTGTTACCATGCGG TCCTTCAAGCGGAGGTACTTCCATCTGGCCCAGCTGGGAGATGGATCCTACAACCTCAACTTCTACAAGGATGAGAACACCTCCAAGGAACCCAAAGGAACCATCTTCCTGGACTCATGCATGGGGGTTGTTCAG AACAGCAAAGTGCGTCGGTTCGCCTTTGAGCTGAAGATGCAGGATAAGAGCACCTTCCTGTTGGCTGCAGACAGCGAAGCGGAGATGGAGGAGTGGATTGGCACCCTCAACAAGAttctccacagcagctttgaGCAGGCCATGCAGGAGAAGAGGAACGGAGAGCTGCATGACG ATGAGGAGCACGGAAAAACAGACCTCTCCTCCGGAAGTTTTCAAGACGGCTTTCAG ACTGCCAGAGATATCGAGTCCAAAATGAGGAGCGAGGCTCGCCTGAAACTGTTCACCTTGGACCCTGACACACAG AAACTGGATTTCTCTGGCATTGAACCAGACGTGCGGCAGTTTGAAGAGAAGTTTGGAAAGAGAGTCCTGGTCAGCTGCCATGACCTGTCCTTCAACCTGCAGGGCTGCGTTGCAGAGAATGAAGAGGGACCAACAACTAAT GTGGAGCCTTTCTACGTGGTCCTGTCCCTCTTCGACGTCCAGAACAGCAGAAAGATCTCAGCCGACTTCCACGTGGATCTCAACCACCCTCTGGTCCGACAGCTGACATCGGGCTCTAGCAGCGGACAGGACTTGCACATCAATGGCAGTGGCGATGGTCCCCTGGCTGGCCACAGGCAGGCCAGTGGGCTCCCAGCCGGGGCTCTCCAGTACCCCAGACAGGGGGTGTTCTCGGTCACATGCCCCCATCCAGAGATCTTCCTGGTGGCGAGGATTGAGAAGGTCCTGCAGGGAGGGATCACCCACTGCACCGAACCCTACATGAAGAGCTCAGACTCTGCTAAG ATGGCTCAAAAGGTGCTGAAGAATGCTAAGACAGCCTGCAGCAGACTGGGACAGTACAGGATGCCATTCGCCTGGGCTGCAAG gcctGTGTTCAAAGACGCGTCAGGGGCTTTGGACAAAAGCGCTCGCTTCTCAGCTCTTTACAGACAGGACAGCAGCAAGCTGTCAGACGAGGACATGTTCAAGCTGCTTACTGACTTCAGAAA ACCAGAGAAAATGGCCAAACTCCCCGTGCTCTTAGGGAACTTAGATGTGACGATTGACAGTGTGGCCCCGGATGTAACCA ATTGTGTCACTTCCTCGTACATCCCTGTGAGGAACTTTGAAGGCAACGGGCCTGGCAGCGCTCtcctggaggtggaggagttcGTACCCTGCATCGCTAAGTGCTCCCAGCCATGCACCATCTATAAAAACCACCTCTATGTGTACCCAAAGCATCTCAAATATGATGGACAGAAGTCCTTTGCTAAG GCGAGGAATATTGCTGTTTGCATTGAATTCAAGGATTCGGACGAGGATGAAGCCCCGCCGCTGAAG TGCATCTATGGTCGCCCGGGAGGTCCTCTGTTCACGAAGCAGGCACATGCAGCAGTCCTGCACCACCAGCAGAACCCTGAGTTCTATGATGAG ATAAAGATAGAGCTGCCGACTCAGCTGCATGAGAAGCATCACCTTCTCTTCACCTTCTATCATGTTAGCTGTGACAGCAACAGCAAGAAGAAAGACCTGGTGGAGACTCCAG TGGGTTCAGCCTGGCTGCCTCTGCTGAAGGATGGTAGAGTCATCATGAATGAACAGCAGCTGCCTGTGGCCGCCAATCTGCCCGCCGGGTACCTCGGCTCCCAGGATGGTATCAACAAG CACTCCGGCTCGGAGATCAAATGGGTGGACGGAGGAAAACCGCTGTTCAAAGTCTCAACTCATCTCGTCTCCACAGTTTACACTCAG GATCAGCACTTGCAcaacttcttccaccactgtcaaAGCATGGAGATGTCAGAACAAGCTTCAGAGGGGGAGCTGGTGAAATACCTGAAG AGTCTCCACGCCATGGAGGGTCATGTGATGGTCAACTTTCTGCCCACCATCCTCAACCAGCTGTTCTGCGTCCTAACCAGAGCCACACACGAGGACGTGGCTGTCAACGTGACCAG GGTGATGGTTCACATTGTAGCGCAGTGCCACGAAGAAGGCCTCGAGCATTACCTGAGATCTTATGTCAAG TTTGTGTTTAAGCCAGAGCCTTATTCCTCCACCAATGTGAAGACAGTTCATGAGGAGCTGGCTAAGTCCATGACGGCCATTCTCAAACCATCCACAGACTTCCTGACTAGCAACAAGCTCCTGAAG CACTCGTGGTACTTCTTTGAAGCCCTGGTGAAATCAATGGCTCATTATCTCATAGAGTGCGGGAAGGTCAAG CTCTCCAGGAACCAGCGTTTCTCTGCGTCGTTCTACCACGCCGTGGAGACTCTGGTCAATATGCTGATGCCTCACATCACCCAGAAATACAAGGACAACCTGGATGCGGCTCGCAACGCCAACCACAGCCTGGCAGTTTTCATCAAG CGCTGCTTCACCTTCATGGACAGAGGCTTTGTGTTCAAGCAGATCAACAACTACATGAACTGCTTTGTGCCCGGAGACCCCAAG ACTTTGTATGAGTTCAAGTTCGAGTTCCTGCGGGTGGTTTGCAACCATGAGCACTATGTCCCTCTTAACCTGCCCATGCCCTTTGGAAAAGGCAGAATTCAAAGGTTCCAAG ATCTTCAGCTGGACTATTCTCTGACTGACGACTTCTGTCGAAACCACTTCCTGGTGGGGCTGCTGATGAGGGAGGTGGGTGGGGCTCTGCAGGAGTTCCGAGAGATCCGTCAGATCGCCATCCAGGTGCTCAAGGGCCTGATGATCAAACACACGTTTGACGACCGCTATGCGGCCAAA AGCCAGCAGGCCAGGCTCGCCACCCTCTACCTCCCTCTGTTTGGTCTGCTCCAGGAGAACGTCTACAGGCTTGACATGAAGGAATCGGCCCTCCTCAGCAACCACAAT AATACCAGGGAGGACTCTCTGGTGCCCAACTCCATGGTGACTCCACAGAAACCTGGGAGCTGCATAGAAAACGCCCTCCACAAAGACGTGTTCGGGGTCATCTCTGGAACAG CCTCCCCTCACAACTCCACGCCCAACGTCAGCTCCGTTCACCACGCCGACTCCAGAGGCTCGCTGGTCTCCACCGACTCTGGAAACAGCCTGCTGGACAAGAGCAGCGACAAGACCAACTCCCTGGAGAAG AACCAGTGTGCGTCGGCTCTGGGCAGCACTGTGCTGCGCTGTGACAAATTGGACCGGGACGAGATCAAAAACCTGCTCATGTGCTTTCTGCACATCCTCAAGAGCATGTCAGAGG AGGCCCTTTTTGCATACTGGAACAAAGCAGCTCCCTCAGATCTAATGGACTTCTTCACATTAATAGA agTCTGCCTCCACCAGTTCAGATACATGGGCAAGAGATTCATCGTCAG CAGGAGCCAGGAGGGGGCAGGGCCTGTAGctccagacaggaagtctctGACCCTGCCTGTGTCTCGTAACAGGGCGGGGATCCTGCACGCCCGCCTTCAGCAGCTGGGAACTCTGGAGAACGCTCACACCTTCAACAACA TGTACTCTCATACGGAGGCAGACGTGAGCAGCCAGTGCCTGCTGGAGGCCAACGTGTCCACGgaggtctgtctgactgtgctGGACACACTCAGCATCTTCATCATGGGATTCAAG ACTCAGCTGAATTCAGATCTTGGTCACAACCCCCTGATGAAGAAAGTGTTCCAGGTCCATCTGTGCTTCCTGCAGATCCCTCAGTCTGAGGCCGCCCTCAAACAGGTCTTCACCTCCCTCAGGACCTTCATCTACAAG TTCCCCTGCACCTTCTTTGATGGCCGGGCCGACATGTGTGCCTCTCTGTGCTATGAAATCCTCAAGTGCTGTAACTCCAAGCTGAGCTCAATCCGCAGCGACGCCGCCCATCTTCTCTACTTCCTCATGAAAAGCAACTTTGACTACACCGGACGCAAGTCTTTCGTACGAACTCACCTGCAG GTGGTCAtcgctgtcagtcagctgattgCTGATGTCATCGGCATCGGAGGTACCCGTTTCCAGCAGTCGCTCTCCATCATTAACAACTGTGCCAACAGTGACAAGAACATCAA gcagcacacagcattTCCGTCAGACGTGAAGGACCTGACCAAGCGCATCAGAACCGTGCTGATGGCCACAGAGCAGATGAAGGAGCACGAGAACGACCCGGAGATGCTGGTGGACCTCCAGTACAGCTTGGCCAAGTCCTACACCAGCACACCTGAGCTCCGCAAGACCTGGCTGGACAGCATGGCTCGCATCCACAACAAGAACGGGGATCTCTCAGAG GCCGCCATGTGTTATGTGCACGTTGCTGCCCTGGTAGCTGAGTACCTGTGGAGGAAAG GTATGTTCAGGCAGGGCTGCTCGGCTTTCCGCGTCATCACTCCAAACATCGACGAGGAGGCGGCCATGATGGAGGACGTGGGCATGCAGGATGTTCACTTTAATGAG gaggtgctgatggagctgctggaggagtgTGCTGATGGTCTCTGGAAGGCGGAGCGCTATGAGCTCATCGCTGATGTCTACAGGCTCATCATTCCCATCTATGAACAGCGCAGAGACTTTGAG aaacTGACTCACCTGTACGACACCCTCCACCGTGCCTACACCAAAGTGATGGAGGTGATGCATAGTGGAAAAAGGTTGCTGGGAACTTACTTCAGAGTGGCCTTCTTTGGACAG GGCTTCTTTGAAGATGAAGACGGAAAGGAATACATCTACAAGGAGCCAAAGTTCACTCCGCTGTCAGAGATTTCCCAGAGACTCCTGAAGCTCTACTCCGACAAGTTTGGTCAGGAGAACGTCAAGATCATTCAGGACTCTGGCAGG GTGAACCCCAAGGACCTCGACTCCAAGTACGCCTACATCCAGGTGACCCACGTCACACCCTACCTAGATgacaaggagctggaggacaggaagacCGACTTTGAGAAGAGCCACAACATCCAGCGCTTTGTGTTCGAGACGCCGTTCACCGTGTCGGGCAAGAagcagggaggggtggaggagcagTGCAAACGGAGGACTGTTCTCACCA CCACCCACTGTTTCCCTTATGTGAAGAAGCGGATAGCAGTCATGTACCAACACCAGACCGACCTGAGCCCCATCGAGGTGGCCATAGACGAGATGAGCGCCAAGGTGGCCGAGCTGCGACTCCTGTGCTCGGCCTCTGAGGTGGACATGATCCGCCTGCAGCTCAAACTGCAAGGCAGCATCAGCGTTCAG GTCAATGCCGGTCCTCTCGCGTACGCCAGAGCCTTCCTCGACGACGGCAGTGCCAAGAAATATCCTGACAACAAGGTCAAACAGCTCAAAGAGGTGTTCAG GCAGTTTGTGGACGCCTGCGGTCAGGCGCTGGGAGTGAACGAGCGGCTGATCAAAGAGGACCAGCAGGAGTATCACGATGAGATGAAGGCCAACTACAGGGACCTGACCAGGGAGCTGTCAAACATCATGCATGAACAG ATAAACCCAGTGGAGGACGGCACGAGGAGCGCTCTGTCTGACTCTATGGGCATCTTCAACGCCATCAGCGGCACACCAACCAGTGCCAACCCACATGGCTCCACCACCATACTCTGA